One genomic segment of Synechocystis sp. LKSZ1 includes these proteins:
- a CDS encoding Mo-dependent nitrogenase C-terminal domain-containing protein — translation MSPSNGQRRQRWGEVWSPMRRWLGQWEIPNAVIAQAICHLIPAQCPFARTVNWRGQVVMVIPPLCKLNPLYDDLMILRFRALSYLADQACGEG, via the coding sequence TTGTCCCCAAGCAACGGTCAACGTCGTCAGCGGTGGGGTGAGGTATGGTCTCCAATGCGTCGCTGGCTCGGCCAATGGGAAATTCCCAATGCAGTGATTGCCCAAGCGATTTGTCACTTGATTCCAGCCCAATGCCCCTTTGCTCGAACCGTTAACTGGCGGGGGCAGGTTGTGATGGTAATTCCCCCTTTGTGTAAGCTAAATCCTCTCTACGACGATCTGATGATTTTACGATTTCGTGCCCTTTCCTACCTTGCCGATCAAGCCTGCGGGGAGGGCTAG
- a CDS encoding nitrate/sulfonate/bicarbonate ABC transporter ATP-binding protein, whose translation MVANMAQDILIAVENVHKRFPLPDGKEEFTVLKGVSLTVKAGEVLALLGRSGSGKSTLLRIMAGLIPPSQGRVLSEGKPLRGANDKVAMVFQNFALLPWLTVQENVELGLEARGIRREQRRQRALKAIDIVGLDGFESAYPKELSGGMKQRVGFARAFVLEPQALFMDEPFSALDVLTSENLRGEIDDLWNAKMFPSQSILIVTHNIEEAVFLADRVIILGSNPGHIRGEVVIDLPRPHDRNHPRFAALVDYIYTVMTNPEIKVTSQVSTQYEPETISVTSSPYAKALPHVRVGGISGLLELIVDQPKGTDDIPRLADRLQLAVDDLLPSLDAAVLLGFAEVAQGDVRLTEIGQDFATTTILRSKDLFRQQALTHVSVLNSIVQTLREKRNSSMRADFFLDLWGEHFPQEEAERQFATAVDWGRYAELFEYDASEDRLYLPEVKTETLVEC comes from the coding sequence ATGGTAGCTAATATGGCTCAAGACATCCTGATTGCAGTTGAGAATGTTCACAAACGCTTTCCGTTGCCCGACGGGAAAGAGGAATTCACCGTCTTAAAGGGGGTCAGCTTAACGGTTAAGGCGGGCGAGGTGCTGGCCCTGCTAGGACGTAGCGGTAGTGGTAAAAGTACATTGTTGCGCATCATGGCCGGATTAATTCCACCGAGTCAGGGTCGAGTCTTGAGCGAGGGAAAACCCCTGCGGGGAGCCAACGACAAAGTAGCCATGGTGTTCCAAAATTTTGCCCTGTTACCTTGGCTTACTGTTCAAGAGAATGTGGAATTAGGACTAGAAGCTAGGGGAATTCGGCGAGAACAACGCCGGCAACGGGCTCTCAAAGCCATTGATATTGTGGGCTTGGATGGGTTTGAGAGTGCCTATCCCAAGGAATTATCAGGAGGCATGAAGCAAAGGGTGGGCTTTGCTCGTGCCTTTGTGCTAGAACCCCAAGCTTTATTTATGGATGAGCCCTTTAGCGCATTAGATGTTTTAACTTCTGAAAACCTACGGGGGGAAATTGACGATCTTTGGAATGCGAAAATGTTTCCCTCCCAAAGTATTCTGATCGTCACTCATAATATTGAAGAAGCCGTCTTTCTGGCTGATCGTGTGATCATTTTAGGCTCCAATCCAGGACACATCCGAGGGGAAGTCGTGATTGACCTACCACGCCCCCACGACCGAAACCATCCTCGCTTTGCAGCTCTGGTTGATTATATCTACACCGTGATGACTAATCCTGAAATTAAGGTGACTAGCCAAGTATCTACTCAGTACGAACCAGAGACTATTTCAGTTACTTCTTCCCCCTACGCTAAGGCGTTACCCCACGTTCGTGTTGGAGGAATTAGTGGTTTATTAGAACTCATTGTCGATCAGCCAAAAGGAACTGATGATATTCCTCGATTAGCGGATCGTCTTCAGCTTGCAGTCGATGACCTTCTACCTAGTTTGGATGCTGCTGTCCTTTTGGGATTTGCAGAAGTAGCCCAAGGCGATGTACGGCTCACTGAAATAGGGCAAGACTTTGCGACAACCACTATTCTGCGCAGTAAAGATCTCTTTCGGCAGCAAGCCCTAACGCATGTTTCTGTTCTAAATAGTATTGTCCAAACTCTACGAGAAAAGCGAAACAGTTCCATGCGAGCAGACTTTTTTTTAGACCTCTGGGGTGAGCATTTTCCGCAGGAGGAAGCAGAACGCCAGTTTGCAACGGCCGTAGACTGGGGACGTTATGCTGAGTTATTTGAGTATGATGCCAGTGAAGATCGCCTCTATCTCCCAGAGGTAAAAACAGAAACCCTAGTTGAATGTTGA
- a CDS encoding GNAT family N-acetyltransferase, with translation MDSCVSSSESITFVPLAHHGAAPMGVTIRCAKLQDIQGLTEVLLQSFHPPRRWSAWFHPLLRLGIYEDLRSRLRASSPHYTCLIALRAPDEEIIGTAEISLRGWFYPQARTGYISNLAVSPAHRRHGVARQLLLKCEQVARDWNCHTLALHVLDNNHSAKSLYDDLGYQTQGTDFQWPTGLFHWPRRLLLEKSLAV, from the coding sequence ATGGACTCTTGTGTCTCCAGTTCTGAATCCATTACTTTTGTTCCTCTAGCGCATCATGGGGCGGCCCCCATGGGAGTTACGATTCGTTGTGCCAAGCTCCAGGATATTCAAGGCCTGACGGAGGTCTTACTGCAAAGCTTTCACCCGCCTCGGCGTTGGTCAGCCTGGTTTCACCCCCTCCTGCGGTTGGGCATTTACGAAGATTTGCGTTCTCGTCTGCGGGCTTCCTCCCCTCACTACACCTGTCTGATTGCCCTCAGGGCCCCCGACGAAGAAATCATTGGTACTGCTGAGATTTCCCTACGGGGTTGGTTCTATCCCCAGGCTCGTACCGGCTATATTTCTAATTTGGCAGTGAGCCCGGCCCACCGTCGTCATGGCGTTGCCCGTCAGCTATTGCTCAAATGTGAGCAGGTTGCCAGGGATTGGAACTGTCATACGCTGGCCCTCCATGTTCTTGACAACAATCACAGTGCCAAGTCCCTGTATGATGATTTGGGTTATCAGACCCAGGGGACGGATTTTCAGTGGCCCACCGGACTGTTTCATTGGCCCCGGCGCTTGCTCCTAGAAAAATCCCTTGCGGTCTAG
- a CDS encoding DUF3531 family protein — MDIQFREFNPFDLWIWLEFEAVPSAMEQQYVEEVFNSWFYLGKLSAFNAENLQVQDTGIEISYLEYDNAALENSLMAPMHNMADFQYQGAWGRCWFDLGTSDLIALDILINALHQLSQEYVAIKQMIIGGVNEDWPVGTRHRDLMFDDFEDN, encoded by the coding sequence ATGGATATTCAATTTCGAGAATTTAACCCCTTTGACCTCTGGATCTGGCTGGAGTTTGAAGCTGTCCCCTCAGCCATGGAACAACAATACGTCGAAGAGGTGTTTAATTCCTGGTTCTATCTGGGCAAACTGAGCGCCTTTAATGCCGAAAATCTTCAAGTACAGGACACGGGTATTGAAATCAGTTATTTGGAGTACGATAACGCAGCTTTAGAGAATAGCCTAATGGCCCCGATGCACAATATGGCGGATTTTCAGTACCAAGGTGCCTGGGGCCGGTGTTGGTTTGATCTGGGTACAAGTGATTTAATTGCCCTCGATATTTTGATCAATGCCCTGCACCAACTGAGTCAGGAGTATGTGGCGATCAAGCAAATGATTATTGGGGGCGTTAATGAAGACTGGCCCGTAGGCACTCGTCACCGGGATTTAATGTTTGACGACTTTGAGGATAACTAG
- a CDS encoding CPBP family intramembrane glutamic endopeptidase, translated as MTPSNHSNFDPLTRTQILGVMAITAVVLLGVAKLWQHFGDIPLLSWQFTVPAALQGLALALGIVLASGVVYRCWPAYRQSADSYLELVIKPLAWPDLLWLGLLPGLSEELLFRGIMLPALGLNLGAVLLSSLVFGVLHLSSLQQWPYVVWATIVGLALGYAALVTGNLAVPVLAHIVTNWVSSSLWKWNHPAL; from the coding sequence GTGACACCCTCTAACCATTCCAATTTTGACCCCCTGACCCGTACCCAAATTCTGGGGGTGATGGCCATCACGGCGGTTGTGCTGTTGGGAGTGGCCAAGCTCTGGCAACATTTTGGAGACATTCCTTTGCTGTCTTGGCAATTTACTGTCCCGGCGGCCCTCCAGGGTCTGGCCCTTGCCCTAGGTATTGTGCTAGCCAGTGGTGTAGTCTATCGTTGCTGGCCTGCTTACCGTCAGAGTGCCGATAGCTACCTGGAATTGGTGATTAAGCCCCTAGCCTGGCCTGACCTGCTGTGGTTAGGCCTCCTGCCTGGCCTGAGTGAAGAATTGCTATTTCGAGGGATCATGCTACCGGCCCTAGGCCTCAACCTTGGAGCCGTGCTCCTTTCCAGTTTGGTTTTTGGGGTTTTGCATCTGAGTAGTCTGCAACAATGGCCCTATGTGGTGTGGGCCACTATCGTAGGCCTTGCCCTGGGTTATGCGGCCCTGGTGACGGGCAATTTAGCCGTTCCTGTCCTGGCCCATATTGTCACCAATTGGGTCTCCAGTAGCCTCTGGAAATGGAATCATCCGGCCCTGTAG
- a CDS encoding DUF3326 domain-containing protein, which yields MSYNVALIIPTGIGAALGGFAGDALPIARALSQVCDHLITHPNVMNGAQLYWPIANVLYVEGYALDQFAKGHWGLAPSRGNRVGLIFDQGIEDDLRYRHLQVAEATRATLGLNLTDYVITDSPLKVELRTSDSGSSWGTIGNPGSLLRAAECLIREAKAEAIAVVARFPDDVDATVLNQYRHGSGVDPLSGAEAVISHLIVRQFQIPCAHAPALAPLPLDPTISPRASAEEIGYTFLPCVLVGLSRAPQFTAHPTPASLWQQDVQALIVPASACGGSATLSWGHRSTLIIAVENNTTQLQVSPEALGISALRVNSYLEAVGVLVAHRAGLNLDCFHPHFPSLQHLS from the coding sequence GTGAGTTACAACGTTGCCTTAATTATTCCCACGGGTATTGGGGCGGCCCTAGGGGGATTTGCGGGGGATGCCCTGCCCATTGCTCGGGCCTTGAGTCAGGTCTGCGACCATTTGATCACCCATCCCAACGTGATGAATGGGGCCCAGCTTTATTGGCCCATTGCCAATGTACTCTACGTGGAAGGCTATGCCCTCGACCAGTTTGCTAAAGGCCATTGGGGCCTGGCCCCCAGTCGAGGGAATCGTGTAGGCCTAATTTTTGACCAGGGTATTGAGGATGACCTGCGTTACCGTCATCTCCAGGTGGCAGAGGCGACCAGGGCCACCCTAGGCCTAAATTTGACTGACTATGTGATCACCGATAGCCCTCTGAAGGTCGAATTACGCACCTCCGATTCAGGGAGCAGTTGGGGCACCATTGGCAATCCAGGAAGTTTACTCCGCGCCGCTGAATGCCTCATCCGGGAAGCGAAGGCCGAAGCCATTGCTGTTGTGGCCCGTTTTCCCGATGATGTGGATGCGACGGTGCTGAATCAATATCGCCATGGTTCGGGAGTGGATCCCCTCTCGGGCGCCGAAGCAGTGATTTCCCACTTGATTGTGCGACAATTCCAGATTCCCTGCGCCCATGCCCCTGCCCTGGCCCCCCTCCCCCTCGACCCCACTATTTCCCCCAGAGCTTCGGCGGAAGAAATTGGCTATACTTTTTTACCCTGCGTGCTAGTGGGCCTGAGCCGTGCTCCCCAATTTACCGCGCATCCAACCCCGGCCAGTCTCTGGCAACAGGATGTCCAGGCCTTGATTGTGCCAGCCAGTGCCTGTGGCGGCAGTGCTACCCTGAGTTGGGGCCATCGTTCGACCTTGATAATTGCTGTCGAAAATAATACTACCCAACTGCAAGTCTCCCCTGAGGCCCTAGGCATTTCAGCCCTTAGGGTAAACTCTTATCTAGAGGCAGTGGGGGTACTGGTGGCCCATCGGGCCGGATTAAACCTTGACTGCTTCCATCCCCATTTCCCTTCTCTCCAGCACCTAAGCTAA
- a CDS encoding AarF/ABC1/UbiB kinase family protein has protein sequence MFSLTQSTARQREILEIVLGNGWDYMRSLLTGGKADEPQIPPPEVLRKILVELGPFFVKLGQLLSTRPDLLPPAYIEALTALQANVPAVAWPAIEGQLRQQFSRPLEQIFQTIQPQAIAAGSIGQVHRATLLSGVEVALKVRRPGIETVVNQDALLIKAIAELVGLTEFGQIYDVVKLAEEFTQTVQAELNFMTEARYTDTLRRNLAQSTWFDPQQLVIPQVYWELTSEQLLVLQWLPGRPILEADLSQPALKGGESDRKKQITTLLFRVFFQQLYIDGFFHADPHPGNLFYLEDGRIALIDCGMIGRLDPRTQQLLTEMLLAIVDLDAQRCSQLTLELSVAVNRTNLEKLRLDYEGMLRKYYDLSLAEFNFSEVVYEVLQIARANRLKVPASLGLYAKCLANLEGAGRRFNPDLNLFAEIKPLMADLFRRQLVGTTPLQTTLRTILDLKSISLRTPRQIEVFLDRLTTETLQWNLRLQELDPIRRSLEQSANRLSFSVVVGALIIGAAIISTGANSQQWEIVANVLFSAASLLGLWLVISILRSGRLK, from the coding sequence TCTGCTCACGGGGGGTAAGGCCGATGAACCCCAGATCCCGCCCCCGGAAGTTCTTCGTAAAATTCTGGTGGAATTGGGCCCCTTCTTCGTCAAACTAGGGCAATTGCTCAGCACTCGCCCCGACCTCCTGCCCCCGGCCTACATTGAGGCCCTGACGGCCCTCCAGGCCAATGTACCGGCTGTTGCTTGGCCAGCCATCGAAGGCCAGTTGCGCCAACAGTTTTCCCGGCCCCTAGAACAAATTTTTCAAACCATTCAACCCCAGGCCATTGCCGCGGGTTCCATCGGCCAGGTGCATCGGGCCACCCTGCTCTCGGGGGTTGAGGTGGCCCTGAAAGTGCGTCGGCCAGGCATTGAGACCGTTGTCAATCAGGATGCCCTGTTGATCAAGGCCATTGCTGAACTGGTGGGCCTGACAGAATTTGGCCAAATCTACGATGTGGTGAAACTGGCGGAGGAATTTACTCAGACGGTACAGGCGGAACTCAATTTCATGACGGAGGCCCGCTATACCGATACCCTCCGCCGCAACCTGGCCCAGAGTACCTGGTTTGACCCTCAGCAACTGGTCATTCCCCAGGTTTATTGGGAACTAACCTCTGAGCAATTACTGGTCTTGCAATGGTTACCGGGCCGTCCGATTCTGGAGGCCGATTTATCCCAACCGGCCCTGAAAGGCGGGGAAAGCGATCGCAAAAAACAGATCACCACCCTGCTCTTTCGGGTCTTTTTCCAGCAGTTGTACATTGATGGCTTTTTCCACGCCGACCCCCATCCTGGCAATCTTTTCTATCTGGAGGATGGCCGCATTGCCCTGATTGATTGTGGCATGATCGGTCGCCTAGACCCGCGGACTCAACAGCTACTGACGGAAATGCTTCTAGCCATTGTGGATCTCGATGCCCAGCGTTGTAGCCAGCTCACCCTGGAATTATCCGTGGCCGTCAATCGCACGAATTTAGAAAAACTCCGTCTCGACTACGAAGGGATGCTCCGCAAATATTACGACCTGAGCCTAGCGGAATTTAACTTTAGTGAAGTGGTTTATGAAGTTTTGCAGATTGCTCGGGCCAATCGTCTCAAAGTACCAGCTAGCCTGGGTCTTTACGCTAAATGTCTCGCTAACCTTGAGGGGGCCGGCCGCCGCTTTAACCCCGACCTCAATCTCTTTGCCGAAATTAAGCCCCTGATGGCCGACCTCTTCCGACGCCAGTTAGTGGGCACAACCCCGCTCCAGACCACCCTCCGCACGATTCTTGACCTGAAATCCATCTCCCTGCGGACACCCCGCCAGATTGAAGTCTTTCTAGACCGCTTAACCACAGAAACCTTGCAATGGAATCTCCGCCTCCAGGAACTCGACCCTATCCGCCGTAGCTTGGAGCAATCGGCTAATCGGCTTTCCTTTAGCGTCGTGGTGGGGGCCTTGATTATTGGGGCGGCGATTATTTCTACTGGGGCCAATAGTCAGCAGTGGGAAATTGTAGCCAATGTCTTATTTTCGGCTGCGAGCCTACTGGGCCTGTGGCTGGTGATCAGCATTCTGCGTTCGGGCCGCCTCAAGTAG